CTGCTGATCGCTTGCAGATAATTCACCTAAAACCGAATGAATCGAATCTTTCTTGCCAGCCAAGTAATTCAGGCAAGCTTCAACTGAATTATCTATTTCATTAAGTTTTACAAATAGCTTTCCCGGAAGAGATGTACATGAAATTTGAAAAATGCAAACTATCGCAAATATAGTTTCTAAGACTGGTTGTATATGCCGATTCATACAGGTTAATTCCCATCTCCACTTATCGAAGTGTTATTTATTGACAATAATTAACAGAAGGGATTCCTAATGCAATACGTATTTATATACGTGTTCTTATGTCCGTGGTCTTTTGGACGGCTTCCCGTTAAAATAACGGACAATGGATTATTCCACTTTTAAGAATCGAGTGTGCAAAAGAATAAAGGAATTGAGGATTGAAAAGAATTTAACTCAAGAGCAAGTTTCCGGTATGAATATGGGAGTAAGAACATATCAGAAAATTGAATCCGGAATAAATGCTCCGAATTTGGAAAGTTTATTCAAAATTGCAGACGCTTTAGGAGTCCATCCGAAGGATTTAATAAATGTTCCACTTTCGGGCTTTGATGAAAAGAGTAAAAGAAAATAAGGGATGAGACTTTAAGTCTCTTTACTTTAGATAAGTCCAAGAACTATTTTAATTAGATCAGGCAGCAGATCAGGCATTTCCTCAAAATTTTAACAAGAGCTTTAAGTTATTAAGTGTTGATTTTTCTCTTATCCTTCTGTCTTCTTTTTGCTTACAATGTGCTCTCGAATAGCTCAATCTAATCGCTGGTCCAAAGCCCAACCTTTTCTTTTTGCTAAACCTAAAAAGGAACCTATAAGTAGATACAATATCACTTTAACGGATAAGGCTGATATTATTCTTAAACCTGGAATTGATTATACTGTTGAGGATGCAACCTTCTGGCTTATTAATGAAGGTTCTAAAAGCTTTAAAGATGCCATGCAGTATTCTACCTTTAATGCAAAGAGTGAAACTATCTTTGAACTGAAATCTTTTAAGAGTAAAATACTAACTCAACGATGTATAATACCGGTTGATGCATTTTACGAATCGACTGGAGCCAGTGGAGCAAAACAGCCTTACGCTATTAGATTGAAAGACGGATTACCTTTTGGAATGGCTGGCGTTTTTTCTAAGTGGTTAAATCAGGATATAGGTAGTGAAATTTTCACTTTTGCAATAATTACAACTGAGGCAAATGAGTTAGTCGCGAAATATCATGAAAAGCGACGGATGCCTATTATACTTCCGCCGGAAAGTTACGAGCATTGGTTAGACGAGAAATTATCCCATAAGGATGACATAGCTTTGTTTTTTCAAACTTATCCGGCTGAGAAAATGGAAGTTTATCCTGTCTCGAAACAGGTCATAAGCACCAAAAACCGCATTTATGATGAGAATTGTCTCAAAGAAGTATATATCGAAGAAAATTCTCCTGAATTATTCTGAAGTACTTGCCTCAGTAAATATTTACTATATATACGTATAGATTATGAGTCAAGCTCAGATTTATATAGAAAAATCCACAGTTAAGATTCCATTGCTAAATTTTACCTTAGCCGCCGGATTCCCTAGACCTTCCGATGATTACCTTCGGAAAAGGCTAGATCCAAAGGATCTGTTGGAAATAAACCCTTCTACAACGTTTTACATGCGCATCTCCGGGAATGGTTGGAGTGAGTACGGTATCCACGATGGAGATCATGTTGTTATTGATCGTTCAATTCCTCCAAGTCACGGACGAATTGCAGTCGTTACATATGCTGGCAACTTTACAATCCGCCAGATTGGGAAAGTTGGTGATAGGTTATTTTTCTTAGAAAGAGATAACAACTTAAACCTCGTTCCTATAGAACCTGAGGGAGATGTAGAAATTTGGGGGATCATTTCTTTTGGAATCCATCGATTCTAACAAGAACCGAATCTTTGCTTTAGTTGATGTAAATAACTTCTACGTTTCTTGTGAACGTCTGTTCCGACCGGATCTAAAAGGGAAAGCAGTCATTGTCATGTCCAACAATGATGGATGTGCTGTTTCTCGAAGTGAAGAAGCAAAAGCACTAGGGATCAAGATGGGTATGCCTGTGTTTCAGGCTAAGGAAATTCTCGGGAATAAAGAACTTATTACTCTTTCTAGTAATTACACTGTCTATGGGGATATTTCTTCTCGTTTCCAGGAGGTTCTAGAGACTCTTTGTTCTGACGTAGAAGTTTATTCTATTGATGAATGCTTTCTTGAGTTAACGCATATGGCTAAGGCTAAGAAAGATCTAAGAGAATTTGCGAAAGAAATTAAAGCTCGTGTGGAACAATGGTTAGGGCTTCCTGTGTGCGTCGGCATTGGTTCAACAAAGACCTTAGCTAAAGTAGCAAATTACCTCGCTAAAGAAGATAAAAGTAAACAAGGAATATTTCTTATAGGACAAGATACGGAAGCAATACTTACTAAAGTTCCCATTAATGAGATTTGGGGAATAGGACCCGCCTACCAAAGTCTTTTAGCTTCTATTGGGGTAAGTAATGCCTGGGAGTTTAGCCAGCTTCGTAAGAACTGGATACGTAAGAATATGACAGTTGTTGGATTAAGAACAGCTTATGAGCTTTGCGGTTATGCTTGCTACGAGATAGATGATGTGCCT
This genomic window from Leptospira neocaledonica contains:
- a CDS encoding helix-turn-helix domain-containing protein, translating into MDYSTFKNRVCKRIKELRIEKNLTQEQVSGMNMGVRTYQKIESGINAPNLESLFKIADALGVHPKDLINVPLSGFDEKSKRK
- a CDS encoding Y-family DNA polymerase; translated protein: MESIDSNKNRIFALVDVNNFYVSCERLFRPDLKGKAVIVMSNNDGCAVSRSEEAKALGIKMGMPVFQAKEILGNKELITLSSNYTVYGDISSRFQEVLETLCSDVEVYSIDECFLELTHMAKAKKDLREFAKEIKARVEQWLGLPVCVGIGSTKTLAKVANYLAKEDKSKQGIFLIGQDTEAILTKVPINEIWGIGPAYQSLLASIGVSNAWEFSQLRKNWIRKNMTVVGLRTAYELCGYACYEIDDVPQTKKEIVVARAFGERIHDLDSLIEATCTYLTRAVEKLWREERYARTLTIYIRTDPFKTDEKQYSQSVRVQIPVATRDLFELQNYCIQALKQIYRSDFLYKKSGVMLSALVNEDQIQKDLFYGDSDDRITEAVVGINNRYYTGKIRTAITGFGKRSWRMRRDTISPYFTSNWKDIPVISVDHFMQKDI
- a CDS encoding SOS response-associated peptidase, producing the protein MCSRIAQSNRWSKAQPFLFAKPKKEPISRYNITLTDKADIILKPGIDYTVEDATFWLINEGSKSFKDAMQYSTFNAKSETIFELKSFKSKILTQRCIIPVDAFYESTGASGAKQPYAIRLKDGLPFGMAGVFSKWLNQDIGSEIFTFAIITTEANELVAKYHEKRRMPIILPPESYEHWLDEKLSHKDDIALFFQTYPAEKMEVYPVSKQVISTKNRIYDENCLKEVYIEENSPELF
- a CDS encoding LexA family protein, encoding MSQAQIYIEKSTVKIPLLNFTLAAGFPRPSDDYLRKRLDPKDLLEINPSTTFYMRISGNGWSEYGIHDGDHVVIDRSIPPSHGRIAVVTYAGNFTIRQIGKVGDRLFFLERDNNLNLVPIEPEGDVEIWGIISFGIHRF